In Truepera sp., the sequence CTCGGCCGCCTCCTTCAGCGCCGTCAACGCCACCCGGTGCAGGCCGCTCCCGAACGTCACGCGTGCAACGCCCAACTCGGCCAGCCGGCGCAGGCTAGGCGTGGTAGCGCGCGCCATGATATTCACCGGGCCGGGCACGCCCTTCACGTACGCCGCGATATCGGCGTCGTCACTCAGCATGATGGGGAAGACGCAGTCGGCGCCCGCGTCCAGGTAGAGGCGGGCGCGCGCCATGGAGCGCTCGAGCCGCGAGTGCTCGGGGCCGTCTTGGCGCACGTGCACGTCGACCCGGGCGTTGACCACCAGAGCCGTTCCTGCCTCATGCGCGGCGCGCACCACCGCCCTTATGCGGTCCACCTGTTCTGACGCGCTCATCAGCTTCCCGGTGCGCGGGTCGCTGTCTTCGAGGTTGCAACCCACGGCGCCGGCCTCGACCAACCGCGCGACCAGCTCGGCGGCACTCAGGCCGTAACCGGTCTCGATGTCCGCCGTGACCAGCACCGGGGGCAACCCGGCGCCGCGCTCGGCCGCAGCTCCAGCGACGATGCGCGCCGTGGCCGCGAACATCTCGTCCGCGGGCGTGCCCTCGCCGTCCGAATAGCCCAGGCTGCGTGAGATGGCGCCGCTCGAGGTGGCGATGGCGCCGAAGCCCCCTGCCACGAGCGTTGCGGCGCTGGCGGCGTCCCACGCGTTCGGCAGGATCAGGGGTAATGCGTCGTGGTGAAGCGACCTGAAGCGCTCGGCGTTCCTGACGTGCAGGTCCAGGCGGGTGGTCATGCTGTGAGGTCCAGGACGCGCTCGAGCACCCGGCCAGCCTGATTGCGAAGCTCACGCACTCCGACGCGGTTCCCGCTCCAACGGTTCCTACTCATGGCCGAATTGTGTCACGCGGGAGATACGAGTTACATCCACCCAGGCTCGTTCGCCGCCACAACGGAGCATTCACCCCTCGATGAACGTCGCCAACGCCTCCTTCAACCGCGCCAGGTCCTCCAGCCGCACGTACATCATGTGCCCCGACTCGTAGGTGGACGTAGTGATGTTCTCGCGTAGCCCCTCCTCGAGCCCCAGGTGGCTGAGGGTGTGCTCGGTGGCGAAGTACGGCGTGGCGAGGTCGTAGTAGGCCGAGGCGACGTGCACGCGCAAGTGCCGGTTGACGCTCATGGCGTGACGCAACGTGTCGGCCACGTTCACGTACTTGCCGGTAAAGTCCGAGTAGTCCCAGGAGCTGTAGAGGCTGGTGAGGATCTCGTAGGTGACGTCGGGCGTGAGGCGGAAACCCAGCTCGGTGCGCACGTAAGCGTTCCAGGCCGCCGTGAACGGCTCCTGGATGGCGGGCAGACTGGGGTCGTACTCGAACGCGTCGCCGCCGGCGTCACGGTCTAAGCCCAGGTAGCGACTGTCGAGCCGCCCCACCGTCTGCCGCTCGCTGCGCAGCAGCTCCTTGGTGAAGCGCGGCAGCGCGATGCGCAGGTTGTTGCGCTCCACGAACTCGGGCGTGGTGCCCGTGTAGGCCGCCACTTGCCGAGCGATGTCGGCGCGCTCGGCAGGGGCGAGGCGGTCGCCCTTGAGGAGCGCAAGGCTGTAGCGCTCGAGCGC encodes:
- a CDS encoding isocitrate lyase/phosphoenolpyruvate mutase family protein: MTTRLDLHVRNAERFRSLHHDALPLILPNAWDAASAATLVAGGFGAIATSSGAISRSLGYSDGEGTPADEMFAATARIVAGAAAERGAGLPPVLVTADIETGYGLSAAELVARLVEAGAVGCNLEDSDPRTGKLMSASEQVDRIRAVVRAAHEAGTALVVNARVDVHVRQDGPEHSRLERSMARARLYLDAGADCVFPIMLSDDADIAAYVKGVPGPVNIMARATTPSLRRLAELGVARVTFGSGLHRVALTALKEAAERISRGEGP